AGTGAAAACCAACTTCAAATCAGTGTCTGTGCAGATGCTGAAACTTATAGTCATATGAATTGAGTTTTACAGGAGGACGTTATATTTTGGATATTAAAGAAATTCTAATTGATGCAATTTGTCGCGCCGCACAGCAATCTATTGTTGATGGGGCGTTTCATGCTGAGAAATTACCTCAGATTATCTTAGAAGTACCACCGCAAAAAGAATTTGGTGATTATGCCACAAACTTTGCATTACAAGCAGCGCGTGCAGCGAAAACGAATCCGAGAACAATTGCCGAAGCGATTGTTCAGCGTTTAAGTGAAAGCTGGTTAGAAAAAGCGGAAATTGCTGGACCAGGCTTTATTAATTTTTATCTAAAATCGGATATAATCTATGACCGTTTAGCGGCTATTATTGAAAAAGGTGAAACCTATGGTGATTTAGCAGCGAGAAATGATGGAAAAATTCAGGTTGAATATGTAAGTGCAAATCCGACGGGGCCATTACATGTTGGACATGGACGCGGGGCAGCCATGGGGAGTGCTTTAGTAAACTTACTTAGAGCTGCTGGTTATCATGTAGCAAGTGAGTACTATATTAATGATGCTGGAAATCAAATTGATAATTTAGCAGCATCAGTGAATGCAAGATATTTAGAATTGCTAGGTCAAACGGTTGATTTCCCGGAAAATGGATATCATGGTCATGACATTATTGATACTGCAAAACGCATTATCGATGGACATCAAGACGAATACTTAGCAATGAGTGCTGAAGAACGGTTAACAATTTTTAAAGAGTTAGCATTAAAAGAAAAATTAGCGGCGCTGAAGGAAGATTTAGCAGCATTCAATGTACATTTTGATCAGTGGTTTAGTGAACGCAGTTTACATCAAGCAGATGCAATTCATGAAACTTGTGAGTTTCTTAAAGGAAACGGGAATATTTATGAAAAAGATGGTGCATTATGGCTGAAATCAACAGCTTATGGTGATGATAAAGATCGTGTAGTTATTCGTGATAATGGCGTACCTACGTATTTAGCAGCGGATATTGCTTATCATCGTGATAAGTTAGAACGTGGTTTTGATACATTAATTAATATTTGGGGCGCAGATCATCATGGCTATATTTGTCGGGTTAGAGCTGCCATTGAAGCTATGGGGTATAAAGGGGATGCGCTTGAGGTTCTAATTTTGCAGATGGTTAGCTTGTATCGTGATGGTGCGTTAGTAAAAATGTCAAAACGCACTGGACAAAGTGTAACTTTAGCAGAATTAATCGAGGAAGTTGGAACAGATGCAGCAAGATTCTTCTTTATTATGCGTTCTATTGATAGCCAATTAGATTTTGATTTAGATTTAGCTAAGTCTAAATCTAATGAAAATCCAGTTTATTATATTCAATACGCATATGCCCGCATTTGTAGTATATTTAGACAAGCCGAAGAAAATGGATTAGCATTTACTAGTCAAGCAAAATTAAATCTGCTTACCACTGAATCTGAAATTGATTTAATTAAAAAGATGGCAGATTATGAAGAAGAAATTGCTTTTGCCGCAAAAGATCGTGCGCCCCATCGCATTGCAAGATATGTGCATGAATTAGCAGGGGATTTTCATAGTTTTTATAATCAATGCCGTATTATGGGTGTTGAAAAAGATTTGGCTGAGGCTAGACTTAGTTTAGTGAAAGCTGTACAAAATACGATTCGTCATGCATTAAATATTTTAGGCGTTAGTGCACCGGAAAAAATGTAGAAAATTAATTTGTGAAATGTTCGTTTAAATATGAGGGGAGTTTTTTGTTTTGGATATGACAAAAATGGCAGAAGTAGATATTGCTTATCAAATTTTAAGTGCAGCAGGGCAGCCAATTTATTTTAAAGATTTAATTATGGAAATCATTGATAAAAAACAAAAACCAGTG
This genomic interval from Selenobaculum gibii contains the following:
- the argS gene encoding arginine--tRNA ligase, whose translation is MDIKEILIDAICRAAQQSIVDGAFHAEKLPQIILEVPPQKEFGDYATNFALQAARAAKTNPRTIAEAIVQRLSESWLEKAEIAGPGFINFYLKSDIIYDRLAAIIEKGETYGDLAARNDGKIQVEYVSANPTGPLHVGHGRGAAMGSALVNLLRAAGYHVASEYYINDAGNQIDNLAASVNARYLELLGQTVDFPENGYHGHDIIDTAKRIIDGHQDEYLAMSAEERLTIFKELALKEKLAALKEDLAAFNVHFDQWFSERSLHQADAIHETCEFLKGNGNIYEKDGALWLKSTAYGDDKDRVVIRDNGVPTYLAADIAYHRDKLERGFDTLINIWGADHHGYICRVRAAIEAMGYKGDALEVLILQMVSLYRDGALVKMSKRTGQSVTLAELIEEVGTDAARFFFIMRSIDSQLDFDLDLAKSKSNENPVYYIQYAYARICSIFRQAEENGLAFTSQAKLNLLTTESEIDLIKKMADYEEEIAFAAKDRAPHRIARYVHELAGDFHSFYNQCRIMGVEKDLAEARLSLVKAVQNTIRHALNILGVSAPEKM